The following proteins are encoded in a genomic region of Dyadobacter sp. UC 10:
- a CDS encoding AAA family ATPase, producing MYIEKIKEVLDEMGKVVVGQDKLLNRLLIGLFTGGHILLEGVPGLAKTLTINVMAKVLHLEFKRIQFTPDLLPADLIGTMIYKPKIGDYEVKKGPIFSNLILADEVNRSPAKVQSALLEAMQEKQVTIGDETYLLDRPFVVLATQNPVEQEGTYPLPEAQIDRFMMKVYVDYLDKAKELEVMRRMSDINYDYQIRPILNKEDIFAIRDNVNKVNISDTLERYIIELVFATRRPLDYGLREEARYIQFGVSPRATIYLNRAAKALAYLEGRDYVLPEDIKELAPDIMNHRILLNYEAEADGVRTMTIIDSILRKVAIG from the coding sequence ATGTACATAGAAAAAATAAAGGAAGTGCTCGATGAAATGGGCAAGGTAGTGGTGGGGCAGGATAAACTGCTGAACCGGCTGCTGATTGGCCTCTTCACCGGCGGTCATATATTACTTGAAGGTGTTCCGGGGCTCGCCAAAACCTTGACAATCAATGTAATGGCCAAGGTACTTCACCTCGAATTCAAACGCATTCAGTTTACGCCCGACCTGCTGCCTGCCGATTTGATCGGGACGATGATCTATAAACCGAAAATCGGTGATTACGAGGTAAAAAAGGGTCCTATCTTCTCAAACCTGATCCTGGCCGATGAAGTAAACCGTTCTCCGGCGAAAGTGCAGTCTGCGCTTCTCGAGGCAATGCAGGAAAAACAGGTGACGATCGGAGACGAAACTTATCTGCTCGACCGCCCATTTGTAGTGCTCGCCACCCAAAACCCGGTGGAACAGGAAGGTACCTATCCGCTGCCCGAGGCCCAGATCGACCGGTTTATGATGAAGGTATATGTGGATTACCTTGACAAAGCGAAAGAACTGGAAGTTATGCGGCGCATGTCGGATATCAACTATGATTACCAGATCAGGCCGATATTAAATAAAGAAGACATTTTTGCGATACGCGATAATGTGAATAAAGTGAACATCTCCGACACCCTCGAAAGGTATATTATCGAGCTCGTGTTCGCTACCCGCCGCCCGCTCGACTACGGTTTGCGCGAAGAGGCGCGTTACATTCAGTTCGGGGTATCTCCGCGCGCCACGATCTATCTTAACCGCGCGGCAAAAGCACTGGCCTATCTGGAAGGAAGGGACTATGTGTTGCCTGAAGACATCAAGGAGCTTGCCCCGGATATTATGAACCACCGGATCCTGCTCAATTATGAAGCCGAAGCTGACGGCGTGCGCACGATGACCATCATTGATTCGATCCTCAGAAAGGTTGCGATCGGCTGA
- the prmC gene encoding peptide chain release factor N(5)-glutamine methyltransferase: MTSARQLYLYIVKKITVYPEKESQAITFMLLEHYMRLRNIDVLVDRPIPDNAAQPDWDNIISRLNNNEPVQHIIGSTEFCGLEFRVSSSVLIPRPETEELVRMVTRDYAEPDKDIAILDIGTGSGCIAIVLARFLPHVSVHAWDVSDEALKVAQENARQLIADVTFAKQDMLNMTLPLPGNIPQFDCIVSNPPYVTYSEQEHMRPNVLRFEPHEALFVEDSDPLLFYKAIADFGTHYLKSNGKCYVEINEHFGTETKKVFEERNYRNVEILRDINGKDRFVRAIWG; the protein is encoded by the coding sequence ATGACTTCGGCACGCCAGCTATATTTATACATTGTAAAAAAAATAACGGTATATCCCGAAAAAGAGTCTCAGGCAATTACATTCATGTTGCTTGAACATTATATGCGGCTCCGCAACATCGACGTGCTGGTTGACCGCCCGATCCCGGACAATGCCGCCCAACCCGACTGGGACAACATCATTTCCCGCCTCAATAACAACGAGCCTGTCCAGCATATCATCGGTTCGACAGAGTTTTGCGGTCTGGAATTTCGGGTTTCTTCCTCTGTACTCATTCCGCGGCCTGAGACTGAGGAACTTGTCAGAATGGTGACCAGGGACTATGCTGAGCCTGATAAGGACATTGCCATTCTGGATATTGGCACGGGAAGCGGCTGCATTGCGATCGTTCTTGCGAGATTTCTGCCCCACGTTTCCGTTCATGCCTGGGACGTTTCTGACGAGGCACTTAAAGTTGCCCAGGAAAATGCACGCCAGCTGATCGCCGACGTCACTTTTGCAAAGCAGGATATGCTCAATATGACCCTGCCTTTACCCGGAAATATCCCTCAATTCGACTGTATCGTAAGTAATCCGCCTTATGTTACCTACTCTGAGCAGGAGCATATGCGCCCCAACGTGCTGCGATTCGAACCGCATGAAGCGCTATTTGTTGAAGACAGTGACCCGCTTCTTTTTTACAAAGCCATCGCCGATTTTGGCACACATTACCTGAAATCAAACGGAAAATGCTACGTGGAGATCAATGAGCATTTTGGCACCGAAACAAAAAAGGTATTTGAAGAAAGGAATTACCGCAATGTTGAAATCCTTCGTGATATCAATGGAAAAGACCGGTTTGTGAGAGCGATTTGGGGCTAA
- the ribD gene encoding bifunctional diaminohydroxyphosphoribosylaminopyrimidine deaminase/5-amino-6-(5-phosphoribosylamino)uracil reductase RibD, with protein METDFQWMRRALQLAEHGRGNVSPNPMVGCVIVHNDTIIGEGWHRQYGGPHAEVWAIEDAEQKGNAALLPEATAFVTLEPCSHTGKTPPCADLLISKRLKKVVICNSDPNPLVSGRGVRKLREAAIEVETGILEQEGLALNKRFFTAMTERRPYIILKWAETADGFIGHSEGPPVPISGMLSNMRVHKWRTEEDAILVGYKTALADNPRLNVRHWAGNNPVRIVLDRYLQLPANLNLFDGSQPSVVVNFLEETVLPTDPERYAQANAVSYLKINSGDDEIRQMLNGLWQRKIHSVFVEGGTTVINAFLQSGLWDEIRRCQGAISIGKGTPAPSPKGIYVHAEKVENDLWTYYSKG; from the coding sequence ATGGAGACTGATTTTCAATGGATGCGCAGGGCACTGCAGCTCGCAGAACACGGCAGGGGAAATGTAAGCCCTAACCCGATGGTGGGTTGCGTTATTGTACACAATGACACAATAATCGGCGAAGGCTGGCACCGGCAATATGGCGGGCCGCATGCGGAGGTTTGGGCTATTGAAGATGCGGAGCAAAAAGGTAATGCCGCACTTTTGCCGGAGGCTACTGCTTTTGTAACACTTGAACCCTGCTCGCATACCGGCAAGACACCTCCCTGCGCCGATCTCCTGATCAGCAAAAGATTGAAAAAAGTAGTGATCTGCAATTCAGACCCCAATCCGCTGGTCTCGGGAAGGGGAGTCCGGAAATTAAGGGAAGCCGCTATTGAAGTCGAAACGGGCATTTTGGAGCAAGAAGGACTAGCGCTTAACAAACGCTTTTTTACAGCAATGACTGAGCGAAGGCCTTACATAATCCTCAAATGGGCAGAAACTGCGGATGGGTTTATAGGGCATTCAGAAGGCCCTCCGGTGCCGATCAGCGGTATGCTTTCCAATATGCGTGTTCATAAATGGCGTACTGAAGAGGATGCAATTCTGGTGGGATATAAAACCGCACTGGCAGATAACCCCAGATTGAACGTCAGGCATTGGGCAGGTAATAACCCGGTCAGGATCGTGCTTGACCGTTATTTACAGCTTCCGGCAAACCTGAACCTGTTTGACGGTTCACAGCCGTCTGTTGTCGTCAACTTCCTGGAAGAAACTGTTTTACCCACAGATCCTGAGCGATATGCTCAGGCCAATGCAGTAAGTTATCTTAAAATCAATTCCGGCGACGATGAGATCCGACAGATGCTGAACGGGCTTTGGCAGCGCAAAATCCACTCGGTTTTTGTCGAGGGGGGAACAACGGTAATCAATGCTTTCCTGCAATCGGGACTTTGGGATGAGATCAGGAGATGCCAGGGAGCGATTTCTATCGGGAAAGGCACGCCTGCACCTTCGCCCAAAGGCATTTATGTACATGCTGAAAAAGTTGAAAACGACCTTTGGACTTATTATTCAAAAGGTTAA
- a CDS encoding shikimate dehydrogenase family protein has product MDLYGLIGYPLTHSFSKRYFTDKFVREKIKESSYELFEMKSLEDLPSLLAKKTDLRGLNVTIPYKQDVIAYLDDLDDTSAERIGAVNTIKIYADGSTKGFNTDYYGFRQSLVEWLDKRGESCSNFKALVLGNGGAAKAVVVALRDLHVEFQLVSRQKSTESIFYQEVTEEMMREHLLIINTTPLGTFPNTEECPDLPYQWVTKRHYLYDLVYNPAETLFLKKGAEQGAAVQNGLKMLQLQAEKAWEIWTNEENLWSV; this is encoded by the coding sequence ATGGATTTATACGGTTTAATCGGATACCCCCTTACTCACTCATTTTCAAAGAGATACTTTACTGATAAGTTCGTTCGCGAAAAAATCAAAGAGAGCAGCTATGAATTATTTGAAATGAAATCACTGGAAGATTTGCCGTCGCTGCTGGCAAAAAAAACCGACCTCAGGGGACTTAATGTTACTATTCCCTATAAGCAGGATGTGATCGCATACCTGGATGATCTGGACGACACTTCGGCTGAGCGGATTGGCGCTGTCAATACGATCAAGATTTATGCAGATGGCAGTACAAAAGGATTTAATACAGATTATTATGGTTTCAGACAGTCGCTCGTAGAATGGCTTGACAAGCGAGGTGAATCATGCAGTAATTTCAAAGCTTTGGTTTTGGGCAATGGCGGGGCTGCAAAGGCAGTAGTTGTAGCGTTGCGCGACCTGCATGTGGAGTTCCAGCTTGTATCCAGACAAAAAAGTACGGAATCGATTTTTTATCAGGAAGTGACTGAAGAAATGATGCGTGAACATTTGCTCATCATCAATACGACGCCGCTGGGCACTTTTCCCAATACCGAGGAATGCCCCGACCTGCCTTACCAGTGGGTAACTAAAAGACATTACCTCTATGACCTGGTTTATAATCCGGCCGAAACGCTGTTCTTGAAAAAAGGCGCCGAGCAGGGAGCTGCGGTTCAAAATGGTTTGAAAATGTTGCAGTTACAGGCGGAGAAAGCCTGGGAAATCTGGACCAACGAAGAAAACTTGTGGAGTGTTTAA